A section of the Microbulbifer pacificus genome encodes:
- the nagA gene encoding N-acetylglucosamine-6-phosphate deacetylase yields MAQAFIAEQLFDGEQLRSNVALTVDGGKVVSIGGAPAADAVRLQGLLAPGLIDVQVNGGGGALFNNDTSVNALGKMSAAHARFGTTGFMPTLITDQVDVMQKAADAVSAAVKEGVPGVLGVHFEGPHLSAPKKGTHEEKFIRPLSEEELAIYAREDLGLKMVTLAPENVSPEDIAKLVSLGVKVCLGHSNADGKTVAAAVAAGATGFTHLYNAMSPLHSRDPGMVGTALISDGCWCGLIADGHHVSPEAMTLAMKAKPRGKIMLVTDAMSLVGSDEMSFPLFERIVTRDGDKLTSTTGELAGSHLDMIGAVRNIRDWCGVELTEALRMAALYPAEYLGTEGGRIAEGAPADMILLSDELQVQKTWINGREVFSA; encoded by the coding sequence GTGGCACAGGCGTTTATTGCAGAACAGTTATTCGACGGCGAGCAGTTGCGCAGCAATGTGGCGCTGACCGTAGATGGCGGCAAGGTGGTCTCCATCGGCGGCGCGCCGGCGGCCGATGCCGTGCGCCTGCAGGGTCTGCTGGCGCCCGGTCTGATCGACGTGCAGGTGAACGGCGGCGGTGGTGCGCTGTTCAACAACGACACCAGCGTGAATGCGCTGGGCAAGATGTCCGCCGCGCATGCCCGTTTCGGCACTACCGGCTTTATGCCCACCCTGATCACCGATCAGGTGGATGTGATGCAGAAGGCCGCCGATGCGGTGAGTGCGGCCGTGAAAGAGGGCGTGCCCGGTGTGCTGGGGGTGCATTTCGAGGGGCCGCACTTGAGCGCGCCGAAGAAAGGCACCCACGAGGAAAAGTTCATTCGCCCGCTCAGTGAAGAGGAGCTGGCGATCTACGCGCGGGAAGACCTCGGCCTGAAAATGGTCACTCTGGCACCGGAAAATGTGTCGCCCGAAGATATCGCCAAACTGGTGTCCCTCGGTGTGAAGGTCTGTCTCGGCCATTCCAATGCGGATGGCAAAACAGTGGCCGCAGCGGTGGCCGCGGGTGCGACGGGGTTTACCCATCTGTACAACGCCATGTCGCCACTGCACTCCCGCGATCCCGGCATGGTGGGTACTGCACTGATCAGTGATGGCTGCTGGTGCGGATTGATTGCCGACGGTCATCATGTGAGCCCGGAAGCCATGACACTGGCAATGAAAGCCAAGCCTCGTGGCAAAATCATGCTGGTGACGGATGCCATGTCACTGGTGGGCAGTGATGAGATGAGCTTTCCGCTGTTTGAGCGCATCGTCACCCGCGATGGTGACAAGCTGACATCAACGACTGGTGAACTGGCCGGATCTCATCTGGATATGATCGGCGCGGTGCGCAATATCCGCGACTGGTGCGGGGTGGAGTTGACCGAGGCGCTGCGCATGGCAGCCCTGTATCCGGCCGAGTATCTCGGCACCGAGGGCGGGCGTATCGCGGAAGGTGCACCGGCGGACATGATTCTTTTAAGTGACGAGCTCCAAGTGCAGAAAACTTGGATAAATGGCCGCGAAGTTTTCTCGGCCTGA
- the nagK gene encoding N-acetylglucosamine kinase, producing the protein MVALRDSRDILYVGVDGGGSKCRASVFDADNRLLGTGVSGPANPLHGYAQTIDSIVRSAALAVADAGLPAETLGELVAGVGLAGVNMPRLYNEMSAWAHPFKQMFLTTDQHSACLGAHRGGDGAVIIAGTGSVGYSWVKGRSEIVGGHGFPHGDKGSGAWLGMEAVKYLLMAMEGLAQDSMLKQELQRALGTSDPYDVIEMMAGKPSSQYAKLAVPVVECAEANCPVAASIMRDGAAYISDLADKLMESKPPRLAMIGGLAPRLKPWLKPHVAERVSDPLDPPELGCVYFAQHSLAALGDGSATSAEEVDAKALFG; encoded by the coding sequence ATGGTTGCTTTAAGAGACAGCAGGGACATTCTCTACGTTGGCGTTGATGGCGGTGGCAGTAAGTGCCGCGCTTCTGTATTTGATGCCGACAACCGCCTGCTGGGTACCGGAGTTTCCGGACCCGCCAACCCCCTTCACGGTTACGCGCAGACCATTGACTCTATCGTACGCTCCGCTGCACTGGCGGTAGCGGATGCCGGTCTGCCGGCGGAAACCCTGGGTGAGCTGGTGGCCGGTGTCGGCCTGGCCGGCGTCAACATGCCCCGCCTCTACAATGAAATGAGCGCCTGGGCACATCCGTTCAAACAAATGTTCCTTACCACCGATCAGCACTCCGCCTGTCTCGGCGCCCACCGTGGCGGCGACGGCGCAGTCATTATCGCCGGCACTGGCTCCGTGGGTTACTCCTGGGTCAAGGGTCGCAGCGAGATTGTCGGCGGTCACGGCTTCCCCCATGGCGACAAGGGCAGTGGTGCCTGGCTGGGGATGGAAGCGGTCAAATACCTGCTGATGGCGATGGAAGGCCTGGCTCAGGACTCCATGCTGAAGCAGGAGCTGCAGCGGGCACTCGGCACCAGCGATCCCTACGACGTGATTGAAATGATGGCAGGCAAGCCCTCCAGCCAGTACGCCAAGCTGGCGGTCCCGGTGGTGGAATGTGCGGAAGCGAACTGCCCGGTAGCAGCGTCGATCATGCGCGATGGTGCGGCCTATATCAGTGATCTTGCCGACAAATTGATGGAGAGCAAACCGCCGCGCCTGGCCATGATTGGCGGTCTCGCGCCCCGGCTCAAGCCCTGGCTCAAGCCCCATGTGGCGGAGCGGGTTTCCGACCCCCTGGATCCGCCGGAACTCGGTTGCGTCTACTTCGCCCAGCACTCCCTCGCCGCGTTGGGCGACGGCAGTGCCACATCGGCGGAAGAGGTCGATGCCAAGGCGCTCTTTGGATAA
- a CDS encoding substrate-binding domain-containing protein codes for MTTAVLLLLSNLAEANAKANEGAAKTLFRLTGSNTIGADLAPALVKDYLESIGASDIRQHSEGEKHWISARLQGEAIVVPIIALGSSTGFKALDTGSADIAMASRRIKSSEVNALARLGDFTGPQAEHVIGLDALVITVHKDNPVSQLSVAQVADIYSGKIRNWRQLGGPDMPIHPLHRDMESGTRATFDEEVYGGSRAAAPFVREVSGNHETRALVQQNLAAIGYLPFADADDLHKVAIKSGDLAAVVPDRGIIATEDFPLTRRLYLYRNPGSYHPQVVGFLHFVESSRGQQIVADTGFINLMPVAVKMAPYANAPDNYRQLMESGSRLSISFRFADGSTELDNRALRDLHRLQDFMAEAENRNLSLTLVGFSDRKANTNISELISRFRALKVQGALLRDHQMGDSQIMAVGAFAPLTADREQGPVKNSRVEVWIN; via the coding sequence GTGACTACCGCCGTGCTACTGCTGCTTTCCAACCTGGCAGAAGCCAACGCAAAAGCCAACGAAGGCGCCGCCAAAACCCTGTTTCGCCTGACCGGTTCGAATACCATTGGCGCGGACCTGGCACCCGCCCTGGTAAAGGACTATCTCGAATCTATTGGCGCGAGCGACATCCGCCAGCACAGCGAAGGTGAAAAACACTGGATCAGCGCCCGCCTGCAGGGCGAGGCCATTGTGGTTCCGATTATTGCGCTGGGGTCCAGCACCGGCTTCAAGGCCCTCGACACCGGCAGTGCCGATATCGCCATGGCGTCGCGCAGGATCAAGTCCAGCGAAGTGAATGCCCTCGCCCGCCTCGGCGACTTTACCGGACCGCAGGCAGAGCATGTAATCGGCCTCGATGCGCTGGTAATCACGGTACACAAGGACAACCCGGTTTCCCAATTAAGCGTGGCGCAGGTGGCAGATATCTATAGCGGCAAGATCCGCAACTGGCGCCAGCTGGGTGGCCCAGATATGCCTATCCACCCCCTGCACCGGGACATGGAATCCGGTACCCGCGCCACTTTCGATGAAGAGGTGTATGGCGGCAGCCGCGCCGCCGCGCCTTTTGTCCGCGAGGTATCCGGCAACCACGAGACCCGCGCACTGGTACAACAGAACCTCGCCGCCATCGGCTACCTGCCCTTCGCCGATGCCGACGATCTGCACAAGGTAGCCATCAAGTCCGGCGACCTGGCGGCGGTGGTACCGGATCGCGGCATCATCGCCACCGAGGATTTCCCCCTCACCCGCCGTCTGTATCTCTACCGCAATCCGGGCAGCTACCACCCGCAGGTAGTCGGCTTCCTGCATTTTGTGGAATCCAGCCGCGGCCAGCAGATCGTCGCCGACACCGGTTTCATCAACCTCATGCCGGTAGCGGTAAAGATGGCCCCCTACGCCAATGCTCCGGACAACTATCGCCAGCTGATGGAAAGCGGCTCGCGACTCAGCATCTCCTTCCGCTTTGCGGATGGCAGCACCGAACTCGACAACCGTGCCCTGCGTGACCTGCACCGGCTGCAGGATTTCATGGCGGAAGCGGAAAACCGCAACCTGTCCCTCACCCTGGTGGGTTTTTCCGACCGCAAGGCCAATACCAACATCTCCGAATTGATCTCCCGCTTCCGCGCCCTCAAGGTGCAGGGCGCGCTGCTGCGGGACCACCAGATGGGTGACAGCCAGATCATGGCGGTGGGCGCGTTCGCGCCGCTGACCGCCGACCGCGAACAGGGGCCAGTGAAAAACAGCCGGGTGGAAGTCTGGATAAACTGA
- the nagB-II gene encoding glucosamine-6-phosphate deaminase NagB-II yields the protein MSTVISTEANKAGASMTMTVMETEAREAPIRIADQLRNNAPIMAELGERLRNKPPRFVMIVGRGSSDHAGVFAKYLIEIETGTPTFAAAPSVSSVYGKKLKLEDALVIVISQSGRSPDILAQAQMAKDAGAYTIALVNDESAPIKDIVDQVVPLKAGPELAVAATKSYLCTLSAVLQLVANWTQDAELKAGVEMLPKALTEAIESEIQLRPEDLAAVKNLVVLGRGPGYGITRELALKLKEVCNIHAESFSSAEFLHGPVTLVEQKLTVVNVPIEDESYKAHSEQIADIIRRGGTLINLHVPSKGVHPRVAPLALLQRFYLDVAHVAVSRGINPDEPAGLKKVTQTI from the coding sequence ATGAGCACAGTGATCTCCACTGAAGCCAACAAGGCGGGTGCATCTATGACGATGACAGTAATGGAAACCGAGGCCCGCGAGGCCCCGATCCGGATTGCCGATCAGCTGCGGAACAATGCGCCGATCATGGCGGAACTGGGCGAGCGCCTGCGCAACAAGCCGCCGCGCTTTGTAATGATCGTGGGCCGCGGCTCGTCCGATCACGCCGGCGTGTTCGCTAAATACCTGATCGAAATCGAGACCGGCACACCGACCTTCGCCGCTGCGCCCTCCGTATCCAGTGTGTACGGCAAAAAGCTGAAGCTCGAAGACGCGCTGGTCATCGTGATTTCCCAGTCGGGCCGCAGCCCGGACATCCTCGCCCAGGCGCAGATGGCCAAGGACGCCGGTGCCTACACCATTGCGCTGGTAAACGATGAGAGTGCGCCGATCAAGGACATCGTCGATCAGGTGGTACCGCTTAAAGCTGGACCGGAGCTGGCGGTTGCCGCGACCAAAAGTTACCTGTGCACCCTGTCTGCGGTACTGCAACTGGTGGCCAACTGGACCCAGGACGCCGAGCTGAAAGCCGGCGTGGAGATGCTGCCCAAGGCGCTGACCGAAGCCATCGAATCCGAGATACAGCTGCGCCCGGAAGACCTGGCAGCGGTGAAGAACCTGGTCGTACTGGGGCGTGGTCCCGGTTACGGCATAACCCGCGAGCTGGCACTGAAACTGAAAGAAGTGTGCAACATCCACGCGGAGTCCTTCTCCAGCGCGGAATTCCTGCACGGTCCGGTCACTCTGGTGGAGCAGAAACTTACCGTGGTGAACGTGCCCATCGAAGACGAGTCCTACAAGGCCCACAGCGAGCAGATCGCCGACATCATCCGTCGCGGCGGCACCCTGATTAATCTGCATGTGCCGAGCAAGGGTGTGCACCCGCGTGTTGCACCGCTGGCGTTGCTGCAGCGTTTTTATCTCGACGTCGCCCACGTGGCGGTCAGCCGCGGTATCAACCCGGATGAACCGGCGGGCCTGAAGAAAGTCACTCAGACCATCTGA
- a CDS encoding DUF6279 family lipoprotein: MSTAQYTPTIQPTVQPSIRLATVVLALALLLLGGCSSVRLAYGYLDWWMDRTLNKYLDLEGAQEDLLSQRVDEFHRWHRQTQLPRYADYLDQLAAEVDSPADTVPARLTEIEKKTDEFWNSSIGMLSDLLLPILLQLDDAQIAQLADNASKEREKSLKKWQKDQHKREKAFRKEAERWLGDLTQEQDAMIDRELASTTFDPKRRDAQRERWTNAFIQTLKDKPAGYEQTLRDLLIDPQTLWSEDYRQMQEQLRVQARNLGSEVLQNATPEQREHLKSTMREYASDFRFLAAQNP, from the coding sequence ATGAGCACCGCGCAGTACACACCGACCATTCAGCCCACTGTCCAGCCCAGCATCCGGCTCGCCACGGTTGTGCTGGCGCTCGCCCTGCTGTTGCTGGGCGGCTGTTCCAGCGTGCGCCTGGCCTACGGCTATCTCGACTGGTGGATGGACCGCACCCTCAACAAATACCTGGACCTCGAAGGCGCGCAAGAGGACCTGCTTTCGCAACGGGTGGATGAATTCCATCGCTGGCACCGCCAGACCCAGCTGCCCCGCTACGCCGATTACCTTGACCAGCTCGCCGCCGAGGTAGACTCCCCTGCGGATACCGTCCCCGCCCGTCTGACCGAGATCGAAAAGAAGACGGATGAGTTCTGGAATAGCTCCATTGGCATGCTGAGTGACCTGCTGCTGCCGATTCTGCTCCAGCTGGACGACGCACAGATCGCGCAACTCGCGGACAACGCAAGCAAAGAGCGGGAGAAATCCCTGAAGAAATGGCAGAAGGATCAGCACAAGCGCGAAAAGGCGTTCCGCAAAGAGGCCGAGCGCTGGCTCGGCGACCTGACACAGGAACAGGACGCCATGATCGACCGTGAACTGGCCAGCACCACCTTCGACCCCAAACGGCGCGACGCCCAGCGCGAGCGCTGGACCAACGCCTTTATCCAGACGCTGAAAGACAAACCCGCCGGTTACGAGCAGACCCTGCGGGACCTGCTGATCGACCCCCAGACACTGTGGTCGGAGGACTACCGCCAGATGCAGGAGCAATTGCGCGTCCAGGCCCGCAATCTCGGCAGTGAGGTGTTGCAAAACGCGACTCCCGAGCAGCGTGAGCACCTCAAATCCACCATGAGGGAATACGCCAGCGACTTTCGCTTCCTGGCCGCGCAGAACCCCTGA